Proteins from one Ketobacter alkanivorans genomic window:
- a CDS encoding NADH-ubiquinone oxidoreductase-F iron-sulfur binding region domain-containing protein — protein MENSATEWFSRRSTYTAWSTESAERVLLQSHSAPFSPQRILQTLIVLQAFFGYIPPQAQEWLVRKTGTHIADIRSLLSFYSFLVDTPPPAFHLRFANNIIEQHAGLDELHERVQAELCGTDCIIETTSCIGLSDHPLPVLVNGFPVTRLDMNNVHDFCNLIRSKTPLECWPESWFGINNVVRHSGPLTRYQYIPGLGIKNAQGLTREQIIQQVGDAGLRGLGGAGFPTAFKWHWCEQQPEPIKYIVCNADEGEPGTFKDRFYLTKQMDRVIEGMAIAARAVGARKGYIYLRGEYLYLYQAIQQELQHAKQIGILNDLFEIELHLGAGAYICGEESALIESLQGKRGIPTSKPPYPGEKGLFGKPTVVNNVETFASVTYIFQEGSSAFHSMGTEKSKGSRLHSVSGDCEQPGLYELPQGTPLSKLLSLCGAKATQCVQVGGPSGQLLFPDQFDTTLDFEGPGHGGAIMIFDTSRSVMSITQNFSNFFRHESCGFCTPCRAGTVALTHLLERYTKLPENRQQTSKDLLELTELMNKSSHCGLGKTAGQPVASMLRWANDHDR, from the coding sequence TTGGAAAACTCCGCCACAGAGTGGTTCTCACGTCGAAGCACATACACCGCATGGAGCACCGAGTCGGCTGAACGGGTTCTATTGCAGTCTCATTCGGCTCCGTTCTCGCCACAACGAATACTTCAGACGTTAATCGTACTGCAAGCTTTCTTTGGGTACATCCCCCCGCAAGCGCAAGAATGGCTCGTGCGCAAAACCGGAACCCATATAGCAGACATCCGCAGCCTTTTGTCATTCTATAGCTTTCTGGTAGACACCCCGCCACCGGCTTTTCATTTACGCTTCGCCAACAACATCATTGAACAGCATGCTGGTTTAGATGAACTGCATGAGCGCGTTCAAGCAGAGCTCTGCGGTACCGACTGCATCATTGAAACCACCTCGTGCATTGGTCTTAGCGATCATCCGCTGCCTGTGTTGGTAAACGGTTTTCCGGTCACTCGTCTTGACATGAACAACGTCCACGACTTCTGTAATTTGATTCGCAGCAAAACACCATTGGAATGCTGGCCAGAATCCTGGTTTGGGATCAACAACGTCGTCCGCCATAGTGGCCCCTTAACCCGCTACCAGTACATCCCCGGCCTTGGCATTAAGAACGCTCAGGGATTAACTCGCGAACAGATTATTCAACAGGTTGGAGATGCAGGGCTGCGCGGCCTGGGAGGTGCAGGCTTTCCCACTGCATTCAAATGGCATTGGTGTGAACAGCAGCCTGAACCCATCAAATACATTGTCTGCAATGCCGACGAAGGCGAACCCGGTACCTTCAAGGATCGGTTTTATCTCACCAAACAGATGGATCGGGTTATAGAAGGTATGGCAATTGCTGCCCGCGCAGTGGGTGCGAGGAAAGGGTATATCTATCTGCGAGGTGAATATCTCTACCTGTATCAAGCCATTCAACAAGAGTTACAACATGCTAAGCAGATCGGCATATTGAACGATTTATTTGAAATCGAGCTGCACTTGGGGGCAGGAGCCTACATTTGTGGTGAAGAGTCTGCCTTGATCGAATCCTTGCAAGGTAAGCGCGGCATCCCAACCAGCAAGCCGCCCTACCCCGGAGAGAAAGGATTATTCGGCAAACCAACCGTGGTGAATAACGTCGAGACTTTTGCTTCAGTTACTTATATTTTTCAAGAAGGCAGCTCCGCATTTCACAGTATGGGCACAGAAAAATCGAAAGGCAGCAGATTACACAGCGTGTCAGGTGACTGCGAACAACCTGGGCTTTATGAGCTGCCCCAGGGTACGCCGCTTTCTAAACTACTGAGCTTGTGTGGAGCAAAAGCAACTCAGTGTGTACAGGTTGGTGGGCCATCAGGTCAGCTACTGTTTCCTGACCAATTTGACACAACGCTGGATTTCGAGGGGCCGGGTCATGGCGGCGCGATTATGATTTTTGACACAAGTCGATCCGTTATGAGCATCACCCAGAATTTTTCTAATTTCTTTCGACATGAAAGTTGCGGATTTTGCACACCTTGCAGAGCGGGTACGGTGGCCTTAACCCATCTGTTAGAACGCTACACCAAACTACCAGAAAACAGACAGCAAACGTCCAAAGATTTACTGGAGCTGACAGAGCTGATGAACAAGAGCAGTCACTGTGGGCTCGGAAAAACTGCCGGACAACCGGTTGCAAGCATGTTGAGATGGGCCAACGACCATGACCGATGA
- a CDS encoding glucokinase, with translation MSYELTALKCLQEQAKSMITLLADIGGTKTQLALMNHSGVLVRKCKVLNNEYRDIEGVIDEFLAPETETPHYAVLAVAGPVDGGIRCQMTNLPWLIDGEALRDRFNLRSIVLLNDLQATAWGMTSTSVQNQLTLLRRKRLNFDQPVVVISPGTGLGQACIVPHEGGYCIKATEGGHKSIAPFNKLSADLLHQHWQQHNFPPSWENWFSGSGLGQLYQAMFPNEAAPNNQAMSDNALSNPDSHCGQAIQLFTQAIYAECGNLVLQYLAWGGVIVAGGIPPKLESFFSLQGNIDYIHRKNEYVDRLRAVPVALCKNTDIPLVGAAQYCIKHMMT, from the coding sequence ATGTCATATGAGCTAACTGCGCTTAAGTGTTTACAGGAGCAAGCAAAAAGCATGATCACCCTGCTGGCTGATATTGGTGGCACGAAAACCCAACTTGCTCTGATGAATCATTCTGGCGTATTGGTTCGCAAGTGCAAGGTATTAAATAACGAGTACCGCGATATCGAGGGCGTTATAGATGAGTTTTTGGCACCTGAAACGGAAACGCCGCACTACGCTGTACTTGCGGTAGCGGGCCCGGTTGATGGCGGTATTCGCTGCCAAATGACCAATCTACCCTGGCTAATAGACGGTGAGGCACTCCGTGATCGGTTTAATCTACGAAGTATTGTATTACTAAACGACCTGCAAGCTACAGCATGGGGAATGACGTCCACTTCGGTGCAAAACCAGCTGACCCTTCTACGCAGAAAAAGGTTGAATTTTGACCAGCCGGTAGTGGTCATCAGCCCAGGAACTGGCCTCGGACAAGCCTGTATCGTGCCTCATGAAGGTGGTTACTGCATAAAAGCCACCGAAGGAGGTCATAAATCCATAGCTCCATTCAATAAATTGAGTGCCGATTTGCTGCACCAACATTGGCAACAACATAATTTTCCACCCAGCTGGGAAAACTGGTTTTCAGGCTCAGGCCTCGGGCAACTGTATCAGGCAATGTTCCCAAACGAAGCCGCCCCAAACAACCAGGCAATGAGTGATAATGCCTTATCCAACCCCGACAGTCACTGCGGGCAGGCAATACAACTATTCACCCAGGCGATCTACGCCGAATGTGGGAATCTTGTCCTACAGTATTTAGCATGGGGCGGAGTAATCGTTGCGGGGGGCATCCCTCCCAAACTGGAATCTTTTTTCAGCCTGCAAGGCAACATCGACTACATTCACCGTAAAAACGAGTACGTTGATCGGCTAAGAGCTGTACCGGTTGCCTTGTGTAAGAATACTGACATTCCCCTGGTAGGTGCTGCGCAATACTGTATCAAACACATGATGACCTAA